From Magnolia sinica isolate HGM2019 chromosome 13, MsV1, whole genome shotgun sequence, one genomic window encodes:
- the LOC131224063 gene encoding transcription factor MYB88-like, with translation MGFGYDPKRVKLMCRLKRYLVTDWTEIAKVVSGRTDNAVKNRFSTLCNKRAKHEALSKKNYAYITPNNNMVVFQDGCNAASMSESIEPLKKIRYRIHWGLPTLNNNRI, from the exons ATGGGTTTTGGATATGATCCTAAACGTGTGAAACTCATGTGCAGGCTCAAGAGATATTTGGTAACTGACTGGACTGAAATTGCAAAGGTGGTTTCAGGCAG AACAGACAATGCGGTAAAGAATCGCTTCTCTACCCTTTGCAACAAACGAGCAAAACATGAGGCATTGTCGAAGAAGAACTATGCATACATCACTCCAAATAACAACATGGTTGTATTTCAAGATGGCTGCAATGCAGCCAGTATGTCTGAATCAATAGAACCACTAAAGAAAATCAGGTATAGAATACATTGGGGTTTGCCCACTCTCAATAACAATAGAATCTAA